In Rhizobiales bacterium NRL2, a genomic segment contains:
- a CDS encoding 30S ribosomal protein S20, protein MANIKSSEKDIRRTATRTARNVARRSRMRTYVKRVEVALAAGDAEAANKALQIAQSELDKAAQKGVIKRNAAARKVSRLNARTRALASA, encoded by the coding sequence ATGGCAAACATCAAATCATCCGAGAAAGACATCCGCCGCACGGCGACGCGCACCGCGCGCAACGTGGCCCGGCGCAGCCGGATGCGGACCTATGTCAAGCGGGTCGAGGTCGCACTGGCCGCCGGCGACGCCGAGGCCGCGAACAAGGCCCTCCAGATCGCGCAGAGCGAACTGGACAAGGCCGCGCAGAAGGGCGTCATCAAGCGCAACGCCGCCGCCCGGAAGGTCTCCCGCCTCAACGCGCGGACCAGGGCCCTGGCTTCCGCCTGA
- a CDS encoding methylhydantoinase: MTEPLDPITLSVIQNGLQQVCDEMDMSFSRSAFSPVIAEANDRSDGIYAADNGELIAQGLMGLPVFVGTMQESTRNLIEFIRDGRARPPEDGDIYIVNDPYLGGTHLMDVRFAMPFYRNGEIFCWLSNTGHWPDIGGAVPGGFSANATAVEQEGLRLPPVKLFKHGEMDPEIYAIICSNIRIADQRIGDIRAQEAALLVGRARLNELLDRFGDETVKRAIAELKRRGAQQMRAKIAEIPEGVYRAEAFVDSDGVVDEPLVIKLTVEKRDGALRFSFAGSSPPCQGPMNSVIATTRSSVYLAMRHIFPDVPINAGAFEPLEIEDPEGTFLYARYPRPVSGCAAEVSQRIAEAVFAALVQALPDRVTAAPAGSSGNFALGGHDPARGRSYVMYQISGGGYGGNADHDGLTNGCSTIGISKTAPIEVMEQYYPVLYHEYGLREGSGGAGEKRGGFGLKYTVEVRRGEATASFVMDHGRFGPQGVLGGCDGMPNSVTVHRGGRSYVPEHLSKDQDIRVAAGDRIEVGTPGGGGYGDPFRRPAAKVLADIRLGYYTSDQARELFGVVLDPSGRDVDMAATARRRAHPQAAE; this comes from the coding sequence ATGACCGAGCCACTCGACCCCATCACGCTCAGCGTCATCCAGAACGGCCTGCAGCAGGTCTGCGACGAGATGGACATGAGCTTCTCCCGCTCCGCCTTCTCACCGGTGATCGCGGAGGCCAACGACCGCTCGGACGGTATCTACGCCGCCGACAACGGCGAACTGATCGCCCAGGGGCTGATGGGCCTGCCGGTCTTCGTCGGCACCATGCAGGAATCGACGCGGAACCTGATCGAGTTCATCCGCGACGGCCGCGCCCGGCCGCCCGAAGACGGCGACATCTACATCGTCAACGATCCCTATCTGGGCGGCACGCACCTGATGGACGTGCGCTTCGCCATGCCCTTCTACCGCAATGGCGAGATCTTCTGCTGGCTGTCGAACACCGGCCACTGGCCCGACATCGGCGGCGCGGTGCCGGGCGGCTTTTCGGCCAACGCCACCGCGGTGGAGCAGGAAGGACTGCGTCTGCCGCCGGTGAAGCTGTTCAAGCACGGCGAGATGGATCCGGAGATCTACGCCATCATCTGCTCCAACATCCGCATCGCCGACCAGCGGATCGGCGACATCCGCGCCCAGGAGGCCGCCCTGCTGGTGGGACGGGCGCGGCTGAACGAACTGCTCGACCGATTCGGAGACGAGACGGTGAAGCGGGCGATCGCCGAACTGAAGCGCCGCGGCGCCCAGCAGATGCGCGCCAAGATCGCCGAGATACCCGAAGGGGTCTACCGGGCCGAGGCCTTCGTCGATTCCGATGGCGTGGTCGACGAACCGCTGGTCATCAAGCTGACGGTCGAGAAGCGGGACGGCGCCCTGCGCTTCAGCTTCGCCGGCTCCAGCCCGCCCTGCCAGGGGCCGATGAACTCGGTGATCGCCACCACCCGGTCCTCGGTCTATCTGGCCATGCGCCACATCTTTCCCGACGTGCCGATCAACGCCGGCGCCTTCGAGCCCCTGGAGATCGAGGATCCGGAGGGCACCTTTCTCTACGCGCGCTATCCGCGGCCGGTATCGGGCTGCGCGGCGGAGGTCAGCCAGCGCATCGCCGAAGCGGTCTTCGCCGCGCTGGTGCAGGCCCTGCCCGACAGGGTCACGGCTGCCCCCGCGGGATCGAGCGGCAACTTCGCCCTGGGCGGGCATGATCCGGCCCGGGGACGCTCCTACGTCATGTACCAGATTTCCGGCGGCGGCTATGGCGGTAATGCCGACCATGACGGACTGACCAACGGCTGCTCGACCATCGGCATCTCCAAGACGGCGCCGATCGAGGTCATGGAGCAGTACTATCCCGTGCTGTACCACGAATACGGCCTGCGGGAAGGTTCGGGCGGCGCCGGGGAGAAGCGCGGCGGCTTCGGCCTGAAATACACCGTCGAAGTGCGTCGCGGGGAGGCCACCGCCTCCTTCGTCATGGACCACGGCCGCTTCGGTCCGCAGGGGGTTCTGGGCGGCTGCGACGGAATGCCCAACAGCGTCACCGTCCATCGCGGCGGCCGCTCCTACGTGCCCGAGCATCTCTCGAAGGACCAGGACATCCGGGTTGCCGCGGGCGACAGGATCGAGGTCGGCACGCCCGGCGGCGGCGGCTATGGCGACCCCTTCCGGCGTCCCGCCGCGAAAGTGCTGGCCGACATCCGCCTTGGCTACTACACATCGGACCAGGCACGGGAGCTCTTCGGCGTCGTGCTCGATCCCTCCGGCCGGGACGTGGACATGGCGGCCACGGCGCGGCGGCGCGCGCATCCGCAGGCGGCGGAGTAG
- a CDS encoding hydantoinase, with translation MGDAGENKGEIIVGVDVGGTFTDILLFDRGRGRVRVAKVPTTPENQAGGVIAALEAVEADLPSVDLIVHGTTTTTNAILERKLAPTGMITTRGFRDVLEVGRRTRPQPYGMTGVFRPVIPRDLRLEVTERSDADGNVVTPLDENEVREAVEALKAKGCTSLVIHFLHAYANPAHERRAAEIAAGIWPTDHITTGHSLLSEFREYERGVTAAVNAAVQPILHRYVDRLQSELKSRGFRRDLLVMNGNGGMVSARTVAREAAKTVMSGPASGVMAAAYTGRRAGFRNLITYDMGGTSTDVALVRDTAPPVSHELEIEYALPIHVPMVDVQTIGSGGGSIARIDEAGLLQVGPESAGADPGPICYGRGGRQPTISDAHFVLGRINPAHLLSGGGGATAEDIAKVFAAVIGAPLGLDAAEAAAAVLRIANMKMAGAVRMVSIARGHDPRDFALLAFGGGGPLHAVSIARELGIPRVLVPPRPGITNALGCVVADVRHDFVNTVNHPLDGVDIADCRAILARQIETGRRLVAEEPVEVDDVRISHSADMQFIGQTHILSVPLDGPEVTREDLQARFERAYYERFHVALPEIRANLVNLNTSVIGRRGEIDLASLIDPAGRRGSLAAAQSGSRRIFFDGAWAETPVYWRDHLPADVTIDGPAIIEQIDTTVVIDPGARATGDADGNLIIEVHT, from the coding sequence ATGGGCGATGCCGGCGAGAACAAGGGCGAGATCATTGTCGGCGTCGATGTCGGCGGCACCTTCACCGACATCCTGCTGTTCGACCGGGGGCGGGGCCGCGTCCGCGTCGCCAAGGTGCCGACCACGCCGGAGAACCAGGCGGGTGGCGTCATCGCCGCGCTGGAGGCCGTCGAGGCGGATCTGCCTTCGGTCGACCTGATCGTTCACGGCACCACGACGACGACCAACGCCATCCTGGAGCGCAAGCTGGCGCCCACGGGCATGATCACCACGCGCGGCTTCCGGGACGTGCTCGAGGTCGGGCGGCGCACCCGGCCGCAGCCCTATGGCATGACCGGCGTCTTCCGGCCCGTCATCCCGCGCGACCTGCGCCTGGAAGTGACCGAGCGCTCCGACGCCGACGGCAATGTCGTCACCCCGCTGGACGAGAACGAGGTGCGCGAAGCGGTCGAGGCGCTGAAGGCGAAGGGCTGCACCTCGCTGGTGATCCACTTCCTGCACGCCTACGCCAACCCGGCTCACGAGCGCCGCGCCGCGGAGATCGCCGCCGGGATCTGGCCCACTGACCACATCACCACGGGCCATTCGCTGCTGTCGGAATTCCGCGAATACGAGCGCGGCGTCACGGCGGCCGTGAACGCAGCCGTGCAGCCGATCCTGCACCGCTATGTCGACCGGCTGCAGAGCGAGCTGAAATCCAGAGGCTTCCGCCGCGATCTGCTGGTCATGAACGGCAATGGCGGCATGGTCTCCGCCCGCACCGTGGCCCGGGAAGCGGCCAAGACGGTGATGTCGGGGCCGGCGTCGGGCGTCATGGCCGCGGCCTACACGGGACGGCGCGCCGGCTTCCGCAACCTGATCACCTACGACATGGGCGGCACCTCGACGGACGTGGCGCTGGTCCGCGACACCGCCCCGCCGGTGAGCCACGAACTGGAGATCGAGTACGCCCTGCCGATCCACGTGCCCATGGTCGACGTGCAGACCATCGGCTCGGGCGGCGGCTCCATCGCCCGGATCGACGAGGCCGGGCTGCTGCAGGTCGGGCCCGAGAGCGCCGGCGCCGATCCGGGGCCGATCTGCTATGGCCGCGGCGGACGGCAGCCGACGATCTCCGACGCCCATTTCGTGCTCGGCCGCATCAATCCCGCACATCTGCTCTCCGGCGGCGGGGGCGCCACCGCGGAGGACATCGCGAAGGTCTTCGCCGCGGTCATCGGCGCACCGCTGGGGCTGGACGCGGCCGAAGCGGCGGCGGCGGTGCTGCGCATCGCCAACATGAAGATGGCAGGCGCCGTGCGCATGGTCTCCATCGCCAGAGGCCACGACCCGCGCGATTTCGCCCTGCTGGCCTTCGGCGGCGGCGGGCCACTGCACGCAGTCTCGATCGCGCGCGAGCTCGGAATCCCGCGCGTGCTGGTGCCGCCGCGGCCCGGCATCACCAACGCGCTGGGCTGCGTCGTCGCCGACGTCCGCCACGATTTCGTCAACACGGTGAACCACCCGCTGGACGGCGTCGACATCGCCGACTGCCGCGCTATCCTGGCCCGCCAGATCGAGACCGGCCGCCGTCTGGTCGCCGAGGAGCCGGTCGAGGTCGACGATGTCCGCATCAGCCATTCCGCGGACATGCAGTTCATCGGCCAGACCCACATCCTGTCGGTACCGCTGGACGGCCCCGAAGTGACCCGGGAAGACCTGCAGGCGCGCTTCGAGCGCGCCTATTACGAGCGCTTCCACGTCGCGCTGCCCGAGATTCGGGCGAACCTGGTGAACCTCAACACGTCCGTCATCGGCCGCCGCGGCGAGATCGATCTCGCCAGTCTGATCGACCCGGCCGGCCGGCGCGGGAGTCTGGCGGCGGCACAGAGCGGCAGCCGGCGCATCTTCTTCGACGGCGCATGGGCCGAGACTCCGGTCTACTGGCGCGACCACCTGCCGGCGGACGTGACGATCGACGGCCCGGCGATCATCGAGCAGATCGACACAACCGTCGTCATCGATCCCGGCGCCCGGGCCACGGGCGACGCGGACGGCAACCTGATCATCGAGGTCCACACATGA
- a CDS encoding MarR family transcriptional regulator, whose amino-acid sequence MSETMALADDYRLDDQVGFRLRQATQRHTAIFAERMVAGLTPTQFAAMAKLRELGPASQNLLGRRTAMDAATIKGVIDRLRERGFAETRRDPADGRRLLVALTPEGQRVAAEAIAAGRIITEETLGPLNAAEQRRLLDLLAKLG is encoded by the coding sequence ATGAGCGAGACCATGGCCCTGGCCGACGACTACCGCCTGGACGACCAGGTCGGATTCCGGCTGCGTCAGGCGACCCAGCGCCACACGGCCATCTTCGCCGAACGCATGGTCGCGGGACTGACGCCGACGCAGTTCGCGGCCATGGCGAAGCTGCGCGAACTGGGTCCCGCCTCCCAGAACCTGCTGGGCCGACGCACGGCGATGGACGCGGCGACCATCAAGGGCGTGATCGACCGGCTGCGCGAGCGGGGCTTCGCGGAGACACGGCGCGACCCCGCGGACGGCCGGCGGCTGCTGGTGGCGCTGACGCCGGAAGGCCAGCGCGTTGCTGCAGAGGCCATCGCGGCCGGGCGCATCATCACCGAGGAGACGCTGGGGCCGCTCAACGCAGCCGAACAGCGGCGCCTGCTCGACCTGCTGGCGAAGCTGGGCTGA
- a CDS encoding vanillate O-demethylase oxygenase: MTYVHNHWYVAGWSSEFGENFTTATILEQDLVLYRAADGEVVAFEDRCPHRALPLSMGKRIGDTIQCGYHGLTFGRDGACVRVPGQRSIPPQAWVRRFPTHERHGIVWIWMGDAALADPADIFDLPQLSDPGWAAVQGDALRIASNYLNVADNLCDPAHVSFVHPTTLGNAASEDVPLKARRRGEVVEISRWIRNGPPIGFFQAWGGFEGNVDRWHYYYLHAPCIAVIDFGSADATLELTEDRRGEGVQIFALHFMTPVDATTTIDRWMHLRNTATDEPAAGEKISDLLRVAFAEDKAILEAIQRNELKPYDRAPVRVALDAGSNHYRRIVGEMLAAEQNSAEAAE; this comes from the coding sequence ATGACCTATGTCCACAATCACTGGTACGTCGCCGGGTGGTCGTCGGAATTCGGCGAGAACTTCACCACAGCGACGATCCTGGAACAGGATCTCGTGCTCTATCGCGCCGCGGATGGCGAGGTCGTCGCCTTCGAGGACCGCTGCCCCCATCGCGCCCTGCCGCTCTCCATGGGCAAGCGGATCGGCGACACCATCCAGTGCGGCTATCACGGCCTCACGTTCGGACGGGACGGAGCTTGCGTCCGCGTGCCCGGTCAACGCTCGATCCCGCCCCAGGCCTGGGTCCGGCGCTTCCCGACGCATGAGCGTCACGGCATCGTCTGGATCTGGATGGGCGACGCCGCGCTGGCCGACCCCGCCGACATCTTCGATCTGCCGCAGCTCTCCGATCCCGGCTGGGCGGCAGTCCAGGGCGACGCGCTCCGCATTGCCTCGAACTATCTCAACGTCGCCGACAATCTCTGCGACCCGGCCCATGTCAGCTTCGTTCACCCGACGACGCTCGGCAACGCGGCGAGCGAGGACGTACCGCTCAAGGCGCGCCGCCGGGGCGAGGTGGTCGAGATCTCGCGCTGGATCCGGAACGGCCCGCCCATCGGCTTCTTCCAGGCCTGGGGCGGCTTCGAAGGCAATGTCGACCGGTGGCATTATTACTACCTGCACGCGCCCTGCATCGCCGTGATCGACTTCGGCAGCGCCGACGCGACCCTGGAACTGACCGAGGACCGACGCGGCGAGGGCGTGCAGATCTTCGCTCTGCATTTCATGACACCGGTCGACGCGACCACGACCATCGACCGCTGGATGCACCTCAGGAATACCGCGACGGACGAGCCGGCGGCCGGCGAGAAGATATCCGACCTGCTGCGCGTCGCCTTCGCCGAGGACAAGGCGATCCTGGAGGCGATCCAGCGCAACGAGTTGAAGCCATATGACCGGGCGCCGGTCCGCGTGGCACTCGACGCCGGCTCCAACCACTACCGCCGCATCGTCGGCGAGATGCTGGCGGCGGAACAGAACAGCGCGGAGGCCGCGGAATGA
- a CDS encoding 6-hydroxynicotinate reductase, which yields MNDQVVKKDGKIRCDACPVMCFIAEGKSGACDRYAVRDGELIRLDPLTIVSNVEAQGGRFVPFLDGAEDWDGEIIRTEDATITAIGAGTTYPDYKPAPFIVAKETEGVDMVTVVTEGIFSYCGAKVKIDTDRWLGPERNLVRVDGEPVGHVTTGEYGSQMFSLGGVHHLTGGGKMEGRVTCRTLMDLCNGEAVDMTVDGGAEVTVQAGRPPVVNGHAEERMRVGCGSATIGMFAKQWHGLVDEVVVVDDHITGVISEHQAGKVLGWEDTGIRIRGRKSTPGRYFQVAEPGTGWGGTDVTDPLTIIEGFNPKFAKPGQSMLMVSTTGEQWAYFTLDEDLKPVEHDLPESLRHSVELIEENCEPALCSVLFMGGAGGSLRAGVTENPVRLTRSVQQALTRVTCGGAPAYRWPGGGITVMVDVTAMPANSFGYVPTPAIVAPIEFTLRLDDYLELGGHGGEVKRLDEVVGRGGYRVEWRRR from the coding sequence ATGAACGATCAGGTCGTGAAGAAGGACGGCAAGATCCGCTGCGACGCCTGTCCGGTCATGTGTTTCATCGCCGAGGGCAAGTCCGGCGCCTGCGACCGCTATGCGGTGAGGGACGGGGAACTGATCCGCCTCGATCCGCTGACCATCGTTTCCAATGTCGAGGCCCAGGGCGGACGGTTCGTGCCCTTCCTGGACGGGGCCGAGGACTGGGACGGCGAGATCATCCGCACGGAAGACGCCACGATCACGGCCATCGGCGCGGGCACGACCTATCCGGACTACAAGCCCGCGCCCTTCATCGTCGCGAAGGAGACCGAGGGCGTCGACATGGTCACCGTCGTGACCGAAGGAATCTTCAGCTATTGCGGCGCCAAGGTGAAGATCGATACCGACCGCTGGCTGGGACCGGAGCGGAACCTTGTCCGCGTCGACGGCGAGCCCGTCGGCCATGTCACGACCGGCGAGTACGGCTCCCAGATGTTCTCGCTGGGCGGCGTCCATCATCTGACCGGCGGCGGCAAGATGGAAGGCCGCGTCACCTGCCGGACGCTGATGGATCTCTGCAATGGCGAAGCGGTCGACATGACCGTCGACGGCGGCGCCGAGGTCACGGTGCAGGCGGGCCGGCCGCCCGTGGTCAACGGCCACGCCGAGGAGCGCATGCGCGTCGGCTGCGGCTCCGCCACCATCGGCATGTTCGCGAAGCAGTGGCACGGCCTGGTGGACGAAGTGGTCGTGGTCGACGACCACATCACCGGCGTCATCTCCGAGCACCAGGCCGGCAAGGTGCTGGGCTGGGAAGACACGGGGATCCGCATCCGCGGCCGCAAGTCGACGCCCGGCCGCTATTTTCAGGTGGCCGAGCCCGGCACCGGCTGGGGCGGCACGGACGTCACCGACCCGTTGACCATCATCGAGGGCTTCAATCCGAAGTTCGCGAAGCCGGGTCAATCCATGCTCATGGTTTCAACCACTGGCGAGCAATGGGCCTATTTCACCCTCGACGAGGACCTGAAGCCCGTCGAACACGACCTGCCCGAAAGCCTCCGCCACTCGGTCGAACTGATCGAGGAGAACTGCGAGCCGGCGCTCTGCTCGGTGCTGTTCATGGGCGGCGCCGGCGGCTCGCTGCGCGCGGGCGTCACCGAGAACCCCGTGCGGCTCACCCGCTCGGTGCAGCAGGCGCTGACGCGGGTCACCTGCGGCGGCGCGCCGGCCTATCGCTGGCCCGGCGGCGGCATCACGGTGATGGTCGACGTGACGGCAATGCCGGCGAACTCCTTCGGCTACGTCCCGACGCCGGCCATCGTCGCACCGATCGAGTTCACGCTGCGCCTGGACGACTACCTGGAGCTCGGCGGCCATGGCGGAGAGGTCAAACGCCTGGACGAGGTGGTCGGGCGCGGCGGCTACCGCGTCGAATGGCGCCGCCGATGA
- a CDS encoding aldehyde oxidase: MSVASTVDTSEVTRFRVNGRAVELPDHPATRLTEALRERLGLTGTKVGCDAGDCGACTVLLDGEPVCACMTALGQVDGRRVETVEGLAGDGGMNRLQRAFLDHGAAQCGICTPGMLMSAAALLRANPSPTEAEAMDALGGVLCRCTGYRKIIDAVLDAAPPAVRHDGSSVGRAIPRLDGAPKVLGREQFGDDAAPGDALLIRIIRSPHHRARFRFGDLDGFLLANPGLRRVFTADDIPGENRFGVIPPFADQPVFATNGQARFRGEAVAAVVGERDAVQALDPADFPVEWEELEPLLDPASARATNAAKVHRDRAGNILVKGFVERGDVESALAGAAHVVRDSFRTGFVEHAYIEPEAGFARMDGEKVVIHACTQAPHMDREAVAAILGLPEEQVIIVPTGVGGGFGSKLDISVQPILALAALRLGRPARIAYTRPESMASTTKRHPAEMEVAIGADADGRITGLGFDGVFDTGAYASWGPTVANRVPVHASGPYLTPNYRARTVAVHTNNPVGGAFRGFGVPQAAIAQECLYDRLADACGIDRLEFRIRNALANGDPTVTGQRFESGVGIGPCLEALRDDWARAKREAAAFNTEHAAAPFRRGVGLGTCWYGCGNTALPNPSTIKAGVTRDGAVVLHQGAVDIGQGATTVIAQIFADALGLPVGNVQIVVGDTSVTPDAGKTSASRQTFVSGRAAMAAGAALRQAILRHANVSEAAALRVEDGHIVLREKKVDHDLDLAALPADAAGFVMLVEESYDPPTTPLDENGQGSPYAVYGYGAQLVELTVDTTLGTVKADRITAAHDVGRAINPVLVEGQIEGGIAQGLGMALMEEYVPGVTENLHDYLIPTIGDMPPVKSIIIEEPDPEGPYGAKGLGEHVLIPTAPAILNAIRDATGAVIRRTPATPPRVLAAIREARK, from the coding sequence ATGAGCGTCGCCAGCACCGTCGATACCAGCGAGGTCACGCGGTTCCGGGTCAACGGCCGCGCAGTGGAACTGCCGGACCATCCCGCCACCCGCCTGACCGAGGCCCTGCGCGAACGGCTGGGCCTGACGGGCACCAAGGTCGGCTGCGACGCCGGCGACTGCGGCGCTTGCACCGTGCTGCTCGACGGCGAGCCCGTCTGCGCCTGCATGACCGCGCTGGGACAGGTCGACGGCCGCCGGGTGGAGACGGTCGAGGGCCTCGCCGGCGACGGCGGCATGAACCGGTTGCAGCGCGCCTTTCTCGACCATGGGGCGGCCCAGTGCGGCATCTGCACGCCGGGCATGCTGATGAGCGCGGCGGCGCTGCTCCGAGCCAACCCGTCGCCCACCGAGGCCGAAGCGATGGACGCGCTGGGCGGCGTGCTCTGCCGTTGCACCGGCTACCGCAAGATCATCGACGCCGTCCTCGACGCCGCGCCGCCGGCCGTCCGGCACGACGGCTCCTCCGTCGGCCGCGCCATCCCGCGTCTCGACGGCGCCCCCAAGGTGCTGGGCCGCGAACAGTTCGGCGATGACGCGGCCCCCGGCGACGCCCTGCTGATCCGCATCATCCGCTCGCCACACCACCGCGCGCGCTTCCGATTCGGCGATCTGGACGGCTTCCTGCTGGCCAACCCGGGACTGAGGCGGGTTTTCACGGCGGACGACATTCCGGGCGAGAACCGCTTCGGCGTGATCCCGCCCTTCGCCGACCAGCCGGTTTTCGCGACGAACGGGCAGGCGCGCTTCCGGGGCGAAGCCGTCGCCGCCGTCGTCGGCGAGCGCGACGCCGTGCAGGCGCTGGATCCGGCCGATTTCCCCGTCGAGTGGGAAGAACTCGAACCCCTGCTCGATCCGGCCTCCGCCCGGGCCACAAACGCCGCGAAGGTCCATCGAGACCGCGCCGGCAACATCCTCGTCAAGGGCTTCGTGGAGCGCGGCGACGTGGAGAGCGCCCTCGCCGGCGCCGCCCATGTCGTCCGGGACAGCTTCCGCACCGGCTTCGTCGAGCATGCCTATATCGAGCCGGAGGCCGGGTTCGCCCGGATGGATGGCGAGAAGGTCGTCATCCACGCCTGCACCCAGGCGCCGCACATGGACCGCGAGGCGGTTGCGGCGATCCTCGGACTGCCCGAGGAACAGGTGATCATCGTGCCGACCGGCGTCGGCGGCGGCTTCGGTTCGAAGCTGGACATTTCCGTGCAGCCGATCCTGGCCCTTGCCGCCCTGCGGCTGGGCCGGCCGGCGCGCATCGCCTACACCCGACCCGAGTCCATGGCCTCCACGACCAAGCGGCACCCCGCCGAGATGGAGGTGGCGATCGGCGCCGACGCGGACGGCCGGATCACCGGGCTCGGCTTCGACGGCGTCTTCGATACCGGCGCCTATGCCTCGTGGGGGCCGACGGTGGCGAACCGCGTGCCCGTCCACGCCTCCGGGCCCTATCTCACACCCAACTACCGCGCGCGGACAGTGGCAGTGCATACCAACAACCCCGTGGGCGGCGCCTTCCGCGGCTTCGGCGTGCCGCAGGCCGCAATCGCACAGGAATGCCTCTACGACCGTCTGGCCGACGCCTGCGGAATCGACCGGCTGGAATTCCGCATCCGGAATGCGCTCGCGAACGGCGACCCGACGGTGACCGGTCAGCGCTTCGAAAGCGGGGTCGGCATAGGCCCCTGCCTGGAGGCCCTGCGCGACGACTGGGCGCGGGCGAAGCGGGAGGCGGCGGCTTTCAACACCGAACATGCGGCTGCGCCCTTCCGCCGCGGGGTCGGGCTCGGCACCTGCTGGTACGGCTGCGGCAACACCGCCCTGCCCAACCCCTCGACCATCAAGGCCGGCGTCACCCGCGACGGCGCCGTGGTGCTGCATCAGGGCGCGGTGGACATCGGCCAGGGCGCCACGACGGTCATCGCGCAAATCTTTGCTGACGCCCTGGGCCTGCCGGTCGGGAATGTGCAGATCGTCGTCGGCGACACTTCGGTGACGCCGGACGCCGGGAAGACCTCGGCATCGCGCCAGACCTTCGTTTCCGGCCGGGCCGCCATGGCAGCGGGCGCGGCGCTGCGCCAGGCGATCCTGCGCCACGCCAATGTCTCCGAGGCAGCGGCGCTGCGCGTCGAGGACGGGCACATCGTCCTGCGCGAAAAGAAGGTCGATCACGATCTCGACCTCGCGGCCCTGCCCGCCGACGCGGCCGGCTTCGTCATGCTGGTCGAGGAAAGCTACGACCCGCCGACCACGCCGCTGGACGAGAACGGCCAGGGCAGCCCCTACGCGGTCTACGGATATGGCGCGCAACTCGTGGAACTGACGGTCGACACAACTCTCGGCACGGTGAAGGCCGACCGGATCACCGCCGCACACGATGTCGGCCGGGCGATCAATCCGGTGCTGGTGGAGGGGCAGATCGAGGGCGGCATCGCCCAGGGTCTCGGCATGGCGCTGATGGAGGAATACGTGCCGGGCGTCACGGAGAACCTGCACGACTATCTGATCCCCACCATCGGCGACATGCCCCCGGTGAAATCCATCATCATCGAGGAGCCCGACCCGGAAGGTCCCTACGGCGCCAAGGGGCTGGGCGAGCACGTGCTGATCCCGACCGCGCCGGCGATCCTGAACGCCATCCGCGACGCCACGGGGGCCGTCATCCGCCGCACGCCCGCGACGCCGCCGCGCGTCCTCGCCGCCATCCGTGAGGCACGGAAATGA
- a CDS encoding xanthine dehydrogenase, producing MPEFVRPAGLEEALERLSGGVWTVLAGGTDFYPARVGRAVSESVMDVTAIRGLRGIETTAEGFRIGALTTWTDILRADLPPAFDALKLAAREVGSVQVQNAGTVAGNLCNASPAADGVPPLLILDAEVELASAAGRRRMPLAEFIHGNRRTARRADELLVAVHVPRQAATGRSTFLKLGARRYLVISIVMVAARLARNGDDLTDAAISVGACSEVAQRLPALERDMLVRTLPGDWPTPVHLEALSPIDDVRADAPYRRIAAAEAVRRAVACLGGSA from the coding sequence ATGCCGGAATTCGTCAGACCCGCCGGACTGGAGGAAGCGCTGGAGCGCCTGTCAGGCGGCGTCTGGACGGTCCTGGCGGGCGGCACCGACTTCTACCCCGCGCGCGTCGGCCGAGCGGTCTCGGAATCGGTCATGGACGTCACGGCGATCCGCGGCCTGCGCGGCATCGAGACGACGGCGGAAGGCTTCCGCATCGGCGCGCTGACCACCTGGACCGACATTCTGCGCGCAGACCTGCCGCCGGCCTTCGACGCCCTGAAGCTCGCCGCGCGCGAGGTGGGCTCGGTGCAGGTCCAGAACGCCGGCACCGTCGCCGGCAATCTCTGCAACGCCTCCCCCGCCGCCGACGGCGTGCCGCCGCTGCTGATCCTCGACGCCGAGGTGGAACTGGCTTCGGCGGCCGGGCGCCGCCGCATGCCGCTGGCCGAATTCATTCACGGCAACCGCCGTACCGCGCGCCGCGCCGATGAACTGCTGGTCGCCGTCCACGTGCCCCGGCAGGCGGCGACAGGCCGCTCGACGTTTCTCAAGCTCGGCGCGCGCAGGTATCTGGTCATCTCCATCGTCATGGTCGCGGCGCGGCTGGCGCGCAACGGCGATGATCTGACCGATGCCGCGATCTCGGTCGGCGCCTGCTCCGAGGTCGCGCAGCGCCTGCCGGCGCTGGAGCGCGACATGCTGGTCAGAACGCTGCCGGGCGACTGGCCGACGCCGGTGCATCTCGAAGCGTTGAGCCCGATCGACGACGTCCGCGCCGACGCCCCCTATCGCCGGATTGCCGCAGCAGAAGCGGTGCGCCGTGCTGTCGCCTGCCTGGGAGGCTCGGCATGA